The Corynebacterium sphenisci DSM 44792 genome includes the window GGTCCTGCCCCGGGGGCAGGAAGGCGCGCACCTCCAGCGCATCGCCGGCGATCGCCGAGACCAGGCTGTGGATGGGATAGAAGGAGGCGTACACCACCGGCTTCCCGGAGGCGCCGACCGCGGCCGGGTCCGCCGCCGTGGGCGATTGGCCGCGGCAGCCGGCCAGGGCGCCTGCGGCGCCGAGGAGGGCCAGGGACTTCAGGAAGCTGCGCCGAGTGTGCATGCCTGCCTCATTCCGCGGCGCCCGGGGAGGCCCCCGGGCGCCGGCTGGGTGGACGGTGGATCAGTGATCGTGGTGGAAGAGGGTCTCCGCGATCTGCTCGTCGGTGGCCTCCTTCGGGTCCACGAAGGTCGGGAACCAGCCCTCGGGGGCGTCCAGGGCCTCCTCGATGGTGTCGCCGTAGCGCATGTGGAAGTGCGCCAGGGCCTCCTCGCCGTGCAGCGGCATCAGCAGCACGTACTTGTGCGGGGCGCCCTCGCCGCCCTCGAAGATGAACCAGGTGAACTCATGCTCGTCGGTGGTGACGTCCTTCGCCCCGACGAAGGTGTACTCCACGCCCTCGGAGGCGTCGGCGGTGTCCAGGTCGGCGGCGTCGGCGATGAACGCGATCTTGTCGCCCTCGATGACCATGCCCTCGAAGTCGGCCCCGCGGGACTCGTCGATCTCGGCGCGGATCTCGTCGGTGGACTCGCCGTGCTCCTCGGCGGCCTCCTGCATCGGATCCTGCATCTCCGGATCGTCGACGTAGGCGCCGAGGCTCTTCCAGGTGCCGTCCCAGTCGGCGAGGCTCGCCTTCTGGTCGGAGTCCTTGACCCCCTCCTCCGCCGCGGCGGAGGTCTCGGTCTCGGTGGCGGTCTCGGTGGTCGCCGAGGTGGTGGTCTCGGTGGCGGTGGTGGCGGTCTCGTCGGCGCCGTCGTCGGTGGAGCAGCCGGCGAGGACGAGGGCGGCGGCGGCCAGGCTCGCCGCGGCCAGGCGGGCGGTGCGGGCGGTGGTCATTGATTACCTCCGGAGGTGTCTCGGATGATGACGCTGGTTTTCAGCATCACACCCACTTATACCAAGGAAAGATAACCTCGCCAAACATTTATGCGGACATGATTAGTTGCATTGGTCTGCACTGATTGACTTGCGTAAACACGCAACACCCCGTCCCGGGTCCGCTCAGCCGGCCCCGTCCCCGGGGCCGACATGATCCGGGGTGACCTCGGCGACCTCGATCGCCGCCTCATCGGTGGTCTTGCGCCCCCAGTAGAGCAGGCTCACCGCCAGCGAGCCCAGGAAGAGCACCCCCATCACGCCGAGCAGCGGCCAGGGCCCGAACTGGAACACCAGCGGCACCGCGATCGCGGTGATCAACCCGCCGCCGAAGAAGGGCTCGAAGACCAGCTGCTTGTAGCCGAAGGCCTCGAAGCAGGGCGATTTCGCCTCCGGGTCCACGATCCGCATGAGCACCAGCCCGGTGGCGGTGACGCCCATGGACTGGCCGAAGTCGCCGATCCCGCGCTCCAGCCAGAAGGAGGGGATGGTCCGCGGCACCAGCCACAGCAGCAGCACCACGTTGAGCACGATCCCGCCGGCGCACAGCAGCAGGAAGGCCCACATGTTGGAGGCGATCGCCTCCAGGGAGATCGTGGCCAGCGCGGCGACGATGAGCACGTCCAGGGCGAAGCCCTGGATCCGCAGCATCAGCCCCGGATCGATGAGATGACCCCAGCCGGCGGCGTTGAGGCCCAGCTGCAGCACGATCCCGCCGAGCATGGCCAGGGGGAACAGCGGCACGTAGGCGAGCAGCTCCACGGTGTCCGCCCACAGCGCCTGCTCCAGCCACTGCAGCCCGGAGAGCATCAGCTGGCCGATGATGATCGCCAGCGCCACGAAGGACATGTGCAGCGACAGCGGCTCGATGGACGCCGGCCGGGAGGTCAGGGTGCCGGCGGTGTACTGCTCGTCCTTGCCGAACAGGCCGCGCTGCTCCTCGATGGACTGCTCGTAGACGTCGCGCACCACCTCGGTGCGCCCGGTGCGGATCGCCCAGTTGATCACCGCCACGCCGATCACGATCCCGCCGACCAGGCCGACCGTGGCCACGGCGATGGCCAGGTCCGCGCCCTCGGACCAGCCGACCTCCTCGAACACCGGGATCATGCCGGCGGCGGTGCCGTGGCCGCCCTCGAAGCCGATCTCGATCAGCGCCCCGGCCATTGGCGGCAGGTCCAGCAGGGGCCCGAGCACCGCGACCGCGAGCAGCAGGCCGACGACGTACTGGCCGGCGGCGAAGGCCACGCCGACGCTGAGCTGGGGCCCGGCGAGATCCACCACCGTCCTCGGCCCGGGCAGCTTCTGGCCCAGGAAGAGGGTGGCGAAGACCACCGAGATGAGCATCCCGGGCAGCGTCTTCCACACCGCCAGCGTGTCCGCGCCGAAGAGCCCGCCCTCGGCGAACCCGTCGTGGCCGAGGGCGGCCGCGGCGGCGCCGAGGACCTCCGGGCCGGCGAGCAGGGCGAGGAAGCCGGCGATGATCGCCGAGGGCAGGAACAGCGACTGCACCCACCGGACCCGCATCCTGATGGCCTTGCCGACGAGGAGGACGAGGCCCAGCAGCAGCAGCGAGAGGCCAACCTGGTTCGCGCTCATGACGCCATCGGGCCTCAGCCGTCGAGGGCGGCCAGCGCCGCGTCGTAGTCGGGCTCCTCGGTGATCTCGCCGACCAGCTCCACGTGGCGGATCACGCCCTCCGCATCGGCGACGACCACGGCCCGGGCGAGCAACCCGGCCAGCGGCCCGTCGGCCTGCACCACCCCGAAGGCCTCGCCGAAGCCGCGGCGGAAGTCGGAGGCGGAGACGACGGCGTCGAGGCCCTCCGCGGCGCAGAAGCGGTCCAGGGCGAAGGGCAGGTCGCGGGAGACGTTGAGGACGGTGACGTCGCCGCGGCCGTCGGCGATCTCGTTGAAGCGGCGGGCCGCGGCGGCGCACACCCCGGTGTCGATGGACGGGAAGATGGACAGCACGAGGGCCCGGCCGGCGAAGCGCTCGGCGGTGACCTCGGCGAGGTCGGTGCCGGTGAGCGTGAAGCCCGGCAGGCGGTCGCCGACGGCGGGCAGCTCGCCGGAGAGGTGGACGGGGGTTCCATGGAATGCGGTGGTAGTCATGCCCCCGTTCTACCGCATTCGGAGCCAAAGGGGAATGGTGCTCACGGTCGGGTCCCGCGCACGGCCGCCGCCATCGACCGGCCCGCCCGCATTCCGGAGAAGATGCAGCCGCCGAGGAAGGTGCCCTCCAGGGCGTTGCCCCCGTGCATCCCGCCGCCGCCGAAGCCGGTGGCCTCCCCGGCGGCCCACAACCCCGGCACCGGGGCGCCGTCGGCGCCGAGCGCCCGGGCGTCCAGGTCGGTCTCGATTCCGCCGAGGGTCTTCCGGGTCAGCGGGCGCAGCCGCACCGCGATGAGCGGCCCATGCGCCCGGTCCAGGATCCGGTGCGGGGCGGCCGCCCGGATCAGCCGATCCCCGATGAAGCGGCGCGCCACCCGCAGGTAGTTGACCTGGTGGTCCTTGGAGAAGGGGTTGGCCACCTGCAGATCCCGGGCCTCGATCTGCTCACGCAGCCGCTCCGCGCGCAGCTCCGGGCCCGCCTCCCCGACCAGCTCGTTCATCCCCGCGACGAGCTTCTCCAGGTTCTCCGCGACCACCCAGTCCTCGCCATGGTCCATGAAGGCGCGCACCGGGGCCGGGATCCCGGAGCGGACCTTGTCCACCAGCTTGGCGAGCTTCTTCTCGGTGAGGTCCGGGTTCTGCTCGGAGCCGGAGAAGAGGAACTCCTTGGCCACGATGGTGCCGTTGAGCACGAACCAGGACCAGCCGTAGCCGGTGCCCAGGATCGCGCGCATGGTGCCCACCGTGTCCGCGCCCGGGATGTTCGGCGCCGGCAGGCGCTCCCCGGTGGCGTCGAACCACATCGCCGAGGGCCCGGGGATGATCCGGATCCCGTGCCCGGGCCAGATCGGGTCCCAGTTGGCCATGCCCTCGGTGTAATGCCACATCCGGTCCCGGTTGATGGTGCGCGCCCCGGCGGCCTCGGCGATGTCGATGCCGCGGCCGTCGACGTGCGCGGGCACGCCCACCACCATGTCCTCCGGCATCGGGCCCAGGGACTGCTCCGGCCAGTGCTCGCGCACCTTCGCCAGGTTGCCGCCCACCCCGCCGGTGGCCACCAGGGTGGCCCGGCCGCGCAGCTCGAAGTCGCGCAGCTCCCCGTCCGGGGAGGCCACCCCGCGCTCCAGGTGGTCGCAGGCCTCCAGCACGGCGCCCGCCACCCCGCGCACCACCCCGTCCTCCACGATCAGCCGATCCACCCGGTGCCGGTGCGCGAAGCGCACCCGCCCGGCGGCCTCCGCCTCGGCCAGCGGCTCGGCGAAGATCCGCACCACCTCCGGGCCGGTGCCCCAGGTGAGGTGGAACCGGGGCACCGAGTTGCCGTGCCCGTCGGCGCGGCCGGCGCCGCGTTCGGCCCAGCCGACCACCGGCACCAGGCGCAGGCCCAGCCCGGTGAGGTAGTCCCGCTTCTCCCCCGCCGCGAACTCCAGGTAGGCCTCCGCCCACCGGCGCGGCCAATGGTCCTCGGCCCGGTCGAAGCCGGCGGAGGCCAGCCAGTCGTGCCGGGCCAGCTCCAGGCTGTCGCGCACCCCCAGCCGCCGCTGCTCCGGGGAATCCACCAGGAACAGCCCGCCCAGCGACCAGTGCGCCTGGCCGCCCCGGTTCGCCGCGGACTCCTGGTCCACGACCACCACCCGGGCCCCGGCGGCCTGGGCCTCGTAGGCGGCGACCAGCCCGGCGAGGCCGGCGCCGACCACCACCACGTCGAATTCGCCCGCGGGCGTGGGATTGGCGTGCTGCGTGCTCATGCCCCGGACCCTAGCGTTTCCTTTCCGGAACCGCACCAGTTTCCCGGGGGACGCTCCCGCCGCGGCGCTCAGCGCCGGGGCCGGGGCGCGGCGGCCAGCTCCAGCAGCACCATGTCCAGCCGGCCGGAGGCCACCAACGCCTCCTGCAGCGCCAGGTGGTAGTCCCACAGCCGTCGGTACACCCGGTCGTAGCCCAGGCCCGCGGCCTGCCGGGAGTTCGCCTCGAACCGGGCCCGCCACAGCCGCAGGCTCGCCGCCCAGTGCCCGGGGAAATGGGTGCGGGAGACGATCCGCAGCCCGGTGTCGCGTGCCACGGTGCGCTGCAGCGCGGCGAGGCTCGGGTGGTGCAGCGCCGGCCACACATAGGAGCGGGTCAGCTGCAGCGCCTCCGCCGCGGTCTCGTCGAAATCCCCGGTGGCCACCGCCGCCTGCACCACGATCCGGCCCCGGTCGGCGAGCAGCCGCTCCGCATCGCGCAACCAGGTGCGCAGCCCCGCCGCGCCCAGGGTCTCCAGCCGCTCCACGCACAGGATCGCGTCGTAGTCGCTGGGGAAGGCCCGCGGTCCGGGCAGCGCGTCCTCGGCGCGCAGCACCCGCACCGCCGGGGCCAGCCCCGCCGCCCCGGCGGCGGCGAGCACCGCCTCGGCGGCGTCATCGGAGACCGCCAGCACATCGGCGGCCGCCCCCGCCTGGGCCGCGGCGATCGCCGCGGCCCCGCCGGCGGCCGGCCACTCCAGCACCCGGTCCCCGGCGCGCACCCCCGCCAGGCGCAGCATCGCCGCCACCCGCCGGGCCTGCGCCGCCGGCAGATCCGCCCGGTCCGGGGCCACCGGGTCGGCCACCCGGGTGACCTCCACCGGCACCCGCTCCGGGGCCCCGCGGCGGCCCGCGCCGGGGCCCGGCAGCGGCACCTGCTCCACCACCGTGGTCGCCGGCCCGGAGGCGAACAGGGCGCTGCCCGCGGCCAGCCCCGGCCCCGCGTAGAGCGCCACCAGGGAAGCCGGGAGATCCCCGCCCGGGTCGGCCTCGGCCACGTCCGGCCGGGGCCCGGCCACGGTGCGCAGCCCCCGGCCGAGCCGGCCGGGTGGCCCGGCGTCCAGGCCCGCGGCCAGCAGCGCCGCCAGGGTCTCCGGCAGCGTGTCGGAGTCCCACTCCCCCGCCAGGTAGGACTCGCCCAGGCCCAGCCAGCCGGACTCGGCGATCCGGGCGTACAGCGCCGCGTCGCGGATCCGGATCCGGCGGCCGCCGGCGGCGTCGTCGGCGGCGAGGTCGACCACCCCGGCCCGGGCCAGCGCCCGGGTGAACCCGCGCCGGGCCAGATCCGCGCGCACCCCGGCCAGCCGGCCGCCGGGCACCCGGGCCACCCCGGGCCAGCGCCGCTCGTCGATGATCGCGCCGCGCATCGTGCTGACCTCCCTCGCCGCCGGCCGGGCGCCGTCCGCCGCCCGCCTGGCAGGCTACCGCCGCGGCGCCCCGAATCGGCGGCGGCGCACCGTGGGGATAGGATGACCGGGAACACCGGCCACCCGCCGCCACCCGCGGCGGCGGCCGCGGCAAACCCACTTCCTAGGAGACACCATGAGCCAGACCCCGTTCCGCCCGCAGACCGGGCGCCCGCACGTGGTCATCGTCGGTTCCGGTTTCGCCGGGCTGTTCGCGGCCCGCAAGCTCAAGGACGCCAACGTCGACGTCACCATCATCGACCGAACCAACCACCACCTCTTCCAGCCGCTGCTCTACCAGGTCGCCACCGGCATCCTCTCCTCCGGCGAGATCGCCCCGCCGACCCGGCAGATCTTCGACGGCGAATCCAATGTCCGGGTGGTCAAGGGCGACGTCACCGACATCGACCTCGAGGCCAACACGGTCACCTCCCAGCTCGGCGAGCAGACCAACGTCTGGGGCTTCGACTACCTGCTGCTGGCCGCCGGCGCC containing:
- a CDS encoding FAD-binding dehydrogenase, with amino-acid sequence MSTQHANPTPAGEFDVVVVGAGLAGLVAAYEAQAAGARVVVVDQESAANRGGQAHWSLGGLFLVDSPEQRRLGVRDSLELARHDWLASAGFDRAEDHWPRRWAEAYLEFAAGEKRDYLTGLGLRLVPVVGWAERGAGRADGHGNSVPRFHLTWGTGPEVVRIFAEPLAEAEAAGRVRFAHRHRVDRLIVEDGVVRGVAGAVLEACDHLERGVASPDGELRDFELRGRATLVATGGVGGNLAKVREHWPEQSLGPMPEDMVVGVPAHVDGRGIDIAEAAGARTINRDRMWHYTEGMANWDPIWPGHGIRIIPGPSAMWFDATGERLPAPNIPGADTVGTMRAILGTGYGWSWFVLNGTIVAKEFLFSGSEQNPDLTEKKLAKLVDKVRSGIPAPVRAFMDHGEDWVVAENLEKLVAGMNELVGEAGPELRAERLREQIEARDLQVANPFSKDHQVNYLRVARRFIGDRLIRAAAPHRILDRAHGPLIAVRLRPLTRKTLGGIETDLDARALGADGAPVPGLWAAGEATGFGGGGMHGGNALEGTFLGGCIFSGMRAGRSMAAAVRGTRP
- the tpx gene encoding thiol peroxidase; amino-acid sequence: MTTTAFHGTPVHLSGELPAVGDRLPGFTLTGTDLAEVTAERFAGRALVLSIFPSIDTGVCAAAARRFNEIADGRGDVTVLNVSRDLPFALDRFCAAEGLDAVVSASDFRRGFGEAFGVVQADGPLAGLLARAVVVADAEGVIRHVELVGEITEEPDYDAALAALDG
- a CDS encoding sodium/glutamate symporter, which codes for MSANQVGLSLLLLGLVLLVGKAIRMRVRWVQSLFLPSAIIAGFLALLAGPEVLGAAAAALGHDGFAEGGLFGADTLAVWKTLPGMLISVVFATLFLGQKLPGPRTVVDLAGPQLSVGVAFAAGQYVVGLLLAVAVLGPLLDLPPMAGALIEIGFEGGHGTAAGMIPVFEEVGWSEGADLAIAVATVGLVGGIVIGVAVINWAIRTGRTEVVRDVYEQSIEEQRGLFGKDEQYTAGTLTSRPASIEPLSLHMSFVALAIIIGQLMLSGLQWLEQALWADTVELLAYVPLFPLAMLGGIVLQLGLNAAGWGHLIDPGLMLRIQGFALDVLIVAALATISLEAIASNMWAFLLLCAGGIVLNVVLLLWLVPRTIPSFWLERGIGDFGQSMGVTATGLVLMRIVDPEAKSPCFEAFGYKQLVFEPFFGGGLITAIAVPLVFQFGPWPLLGVMGVLFLGSLAVSLLYWGRKTTDEAAIEVAEVTPDHVGPGDGAG
- a CDS encoding class I SAM-dependent methyltransferase, giving the protein MRGAIIDERRWPGVARVPGGRLAGVRADLARRGFTRALARAGVVDLAADDAAGGRRIRIRDAALYARIAESGWLGLGESYLAGEWDSDTLPETLAALLAAGLDAGPPGRLGRGLRTVAGPRPDVAEADPGGDLPASLVALYAGPGLAAGSALFASGPATTVVEQVPLPGPGAGRRGAPERVPVEVTRVADPVAPDRADLPAAQARRVAAMLRLAGVRAGDRVLEWPAAGGAAAIAAAQAGAAADVLAVSDDAAEAVLAAAGAAGLAPAVRVLRAEDALPGPRAFPSDYDAILCVERLETLGAAGLRTWLRDAERLLADRGRIVVQAAVATGDFDETAAEALQLTRSYVWPALHHPSLAALQRTVARDTGLRIVSRTHFPGHWAASLRLWRARFEANSRQAAGLGYDRVYRRLWDYHLALQEALVASGRLDMVLLELAAAPRPRR
- a CDS encoding ZinT/AdcA family metal-binding protein; amino-acid sequence: MTTARTARLAAASLAAAALVLAGCSTDDGADETATTATETTTSATTETATETETSAAAEEGVKDSDQKASLADWDGTWKSLGAYVDDPEMQDPMQEAAEEHGESTDEIRAEIDESRGADFEGMVIEGDKIAFIADAADLDTADASEGVEYTFVGAKDVTTDEHEFTWFIFEGGEGAPHKYVLLMPLHGEEALAHFHMRYGDTIEEALDAPEGWFPTFVDPKEATDEQIAETLFHHDH